One window of the Roseofilum reptotaenium CS-1145 genome contains the following:
- a CDS encoding response regulator transcription factor, whose protein sequence is MSLVILVVEDDLGTRLAIQDYLEQGGYSVILAAHGKEALQQVEQYHPYLIVTDIAMPLMDGYELVRQIRKKPEFRLLPVVFLTARTAMEDRIRGYQLGCDVYLPKPFELEELGAVVRNLIERYSLMMQATSKAPNLALPSPPEPAIQKVMSSDLALTEREWDVLHLLTSGLSNVQIGQSLHLSPRTIEKYVSSLLRKTLTNNRAELVHYAMQHRLIE, encoded by the coding sequence ATGTCACTGGTGATTCTGGTTGTTGAAGATGATTTGGGAACACGCCTCGCTATTCAAGACTATTTAGAACAGGGGGGCTATTCGGTGATCCTAGCGGCACATGGAAAAGAAGCCCTGCAACAGGTTGAACAATATCATCCCTATTTAATCGTCACAGATATTGCCATGCCCTTGATGGATGGCTATGAATTGGTGCGACAAATCCGTAAAAAACCTGAATTTCGTCTTTTACCTGTAGTTTTCTTGACGGCTCGCACTGCCATGGAAGACCGCATTCGCGGCTATCAGCTAGGATGTGATGTTTATTTACCTAAACCCTTTGAACTCGAAGAGCTAGGGGCAGTGGTGCGGAATTTAATCGAACGCTATTCGTTAATGATGCAGGCAACGTCTAAAGCCCCTAATCTAGCACTTCCTTCTCCTCCAGAACCAGCGATCCAAAAGGTTATGTCTTCCGATCTGGCTCTGACAGAACGAGAATGGGATGTGTTGCATTTACTCACCAGTGGCTTATCCAATGTACAAATTGGCCAGAGTTTACACCTGAGTCCACGAACGATTGAAAAATATGTGAGTAGCTTATTGCGCAAAACCTTAACCAATAACCGAGCGGAATTGGTTCACTATGCCATGCAACACCGGTTGATTGAATAG
- a CDS encoding low molecular weight protein-tyrosine-phosphatase codes for MPYKLLFVCLGNICRSPSAENIMNHLIAQQGLEEKMVCDSAGTSAYHIGSYPDRRMAAAAAEQGIELKGRARQFKKEDFEEFDLILAMDKENYRNILYLDEGDRYKDKVRLMCEFCTRHPNISEVPDPYYGGPEGFNQVIDLLMDACEGLLSESIIKNYG; via the coding sequence ATGCCGTATAAGCTGTTATTTGTTTGTCTAGGCAATATTTGTCGATCGCCTTCTGCCGAGAATATCATGAATCATTTGATCGCCCAACAGGGTTTAGAAGAGAAAATGGTTTGTGATTCGGCTGGCACAAGTGCCTATCATATTGGCAGCTATCCAGACCGAAGAATGGCAGCCGCAGCAGCGGAACAAGGCATTGAGCTTAAGGGAAGAGCGCGTCAGTTCAAGAAGGAAGACTTTGAAGAATTTGACTTGATCCTGGCAATGGACAAGGAAAACTATCGTAATATTCTGTATTTAGACGAGGGCGATCGCTACAAAGATAAAGTGCGCTTAATGTGTGAGTTCTGCACTCGTCACCCCAATATTTCTGAAGTTCCAGACCCCTATTATGGTGGTCCAGAAGGGTTTAATCAAGTGATTGATTTGCTTATGGATGCTTGTGAGGGATTGTTATCTGAATCAATAATTAAAAATTATGGGTAA
- a CDS encoding YbaB/EbfC family nucleoid-associated protein, with the protein MMSKGQGFGFGLGKMKELTEAFKKAQQVQEGAKQLQEELEQLEVEGEAGGGLVKVVMNGNQNPQRVTIAPEVLGEGADVVSDLVTAAMKDAYNKSTTTMKERMEALTEGLNLPGM; encoded by the coding sequence ATTATGTCAAAAGGACAGGGATTTGGCTTCGGTTTAGGAAAAATGAAAGAGCTGACCGAAGCATTCAAGAAAGCTCAACAGGTTCAAGAGGGCGCAAAGCAACTCCAAGAAGAGCTAGAGCAACTCGAAGTTGAGGGTGAAGCGGGCGGTGGACTTGTCAAAGTTGTCATGAATGGCAACCAAAATCCCCAGCGCGTAACCATTGCCCCTGAAGTTTTGGGAGAAGGGGCGGATGTGGTCTCAGACTTGGTTACCGCAGCGATGAAGGATGCTTACAATAAGTCTACAACGACTATGAAAGAAAGGATGGAAGCTTTGACGGAAGGTTTAAATCTGCCGGGCATGTGA
- the murB gene encoding UDP-N-acetylmuramate dehydrogenase, whose product MTISYDPPKLKSACGLTQISPEGMKLKPTEVMIAQPSMIQSHVSLAGLTSFRVGGPAQWYVAPQSESELLTSLAWAKSKSLPVTTIGAGSNLLISDDGLPGLVIGTRNLRNIEYDDQNAQVRVDAGVSLAYLARQVARRGWSGLEWAIGIPGTVGGAVVMNAGAHKSCMADILTDIQVIAGNGVHQTLMKADLEYSYRSSILQGSNYTVTQARFQLKPTHDPQAIITTTNTHLHQRHATQPYHLPSCGSVFRNPEPQKAARLIEQAGLKGYKIGDAQVSELHANFILNCGRATASDIYQLIHYVQEQVDRRWSIRLKPEVKIVGNFNQ is encoded by the coding sequence ATGACAATTTCCTACGATCCCCCTAAACTCAAAAGTGCTTGTGGCCTCACTCAGATTTCTCCTGAAGGCATGAAACTTAAACCGACAGAGGTTATGATTGCTCAACCGAGTATGATTCAAAGCCATGTGTCCCTAGCTGGGTTAACCTCATTTCGCGTGGGTGGGCCAGCTCAATGGTATGTAGCTCCTCAATCAGAATCAGAATTACTCACGAGTTTAGCTTGGGCGAAAAGCAAATCCCTACCTGTAACTACAATTGGGGCAGGATCAAACCTATTAATCAGTGATGATGGATTACCTGGACTGGTAATCGGGACTCGCAACCTGCGGAATATTGAGTATGATGACCAAAACGCCCAAGTGAGGGTAGATGCGGGAGTATCCTTAGCCTATCTAGCTCGACAAGTGGCTCGTCGAGGGTGGTCTGGACTTGAATGGGCGATCGGGATTCCAGGAACTGTCGGTGGCGCGGTAGTCATGAATGCTGGGGCCCACAAAAGCTGTATGGCCGATATCCTCACGGATATTCAAGTGATCGCTGGTAATGGAGTTCACCAAACCTTGATGAAAGCTGACCTGGAATATAGTTACCGCAGCTCTATCCTACAAGGATCTAACTACACCGTAACTCAGGCTCGATTTCAACTCAAGCCCACCCACGATCCCCAAGCCATCATCACAACCACCAATACCCATCTCCATCAACGTCACGCCACCCAACCCTATCACCTACCCAGTTGTGGTAGTGTATTCCGCAATCCTGAACCCCAAAAAGCAGCTCGACTGATTGAACAAGCTGGGTTGAAGGGCTATAAAATTGGAGATGCACAAGTTTCTGAACTCCATGCCAACTTTATCCTCAACTGTGGCCGGGCAACAGCCAGTGATATTTATCAGTTGATTCACTATGTTCAGGAACAAGTAGATCGGCGATGGTCGATCCGATTGAAACCCGAAGTGAAAATTGTAGGAAATTTTAACCAGTAA
- the murC gene encoding UDP-N-acetylmuramate--L-alanine ligase, with protein MLSSIDFGGKPFHFIGIGGIGMSALAYILAKRNLPVSGSDIRLSHITERLQEIGTQIFGSQEGKNLEIYHSVTDRSSEQGKAIATALKERNSSDNRNGHLPQVICSTAINTNNAEYKAALELGCPIFHRSDVLAALIQDYRSVAVAGTHGKTTTSSLIGYLLLRAALDPTIIIGGEVKAWEGNARFGQGEFLVAEADESDGSLVKIAAEIGVVTNIELDHPDHYQSLDQVIETFERFKKQCKTLVGCIDCPIVRDRIHPTISYSLNLESGAAYSVDRIIYTSQGTQARVWERGQLLGEIEIPLLGQHNLSNALAAIAVARYLGIPFSTLQEALSSFEGAKRRFEYRGEFKGSMLIDDYAHHPSEIQATLAAASLRAKDQRVIAIFQPHRYSRTQMFLTEFAQSFGQANQVVVTDVYSAGEANLDRFQGETVAQVIGEYHDRVSYQPTLKDVENYLVAHLQPGDYAVFLGAGNLNQIIPKLITHSA; from the coding sequence ATGCTAAGTTCGATAGACTTTGGCGGCAAACCGTTCCATTTTATAGGAATAGGGGGGATTGGAATGTCAGCTTTAGCGTATATACTAGCTAAACGGAACCTACCAGTGTCGGGTTCAGACATCCGCTTATCCCATATTACCGAAAGGTTACAGGAAATAGGAACTCAGATTTTTGGCTCTCAAGAAGGCAAAAACTTGGAGATCTATCATTCTGTGACCGATCGCTCCTCAGAGCAAGGAAAAGCGATCGCCACAGCTCTGAAAGAGAGAAATTCGAGCGACAACAGGAACGGGCACCTACCCCAAGTCATTTGCTCAACTGCCATCAATACCAATAACGCAGAATATAAAGCAGCCCTAGAATTAGGCTGTCCCATTTTTCATCGATCTGATGTTCTTGCCGCCCTCATCCAAGACTATCGCAGTGTAGCCGTTGCCGGAACCCATGGTAAAACCACCACCAGTAGTTTAATCGGTTATCTCTTACTTCGAGCCGCGTTAGATCCTACCATTATCATTGGCGGAGAAGTAAAGGCCTGGGAAGGCAATGCACGATTTGGCCAAGGAGAATTTTTAGTCGCAGAAGCGGATGAATCCGATGGTTCTCTGGTTAAAATTGCAGCAGAAATTGGAGTCGTTACCAATATAGAATTGGATCACCCAGATCATTACCAAAGTCTCGATCAGGTCATTGAAACCTTTGAAAGATTCAAGAAACAGTGTAAAACATTAGTGGGATGCATCGATTGTCCAATTGTGCGCGATCGCATCCATCCAACCATTAGCTATAGCTTAAATTTAGAGTCAGGGGCAGCGTACAGCGTCGATCGAATTATCTATACCTCCCAAGGAACCCAGGCGAGGGTATGGGAGCGAGGTCAGTTGTTAGGGGAGATTGAAATTCCCCTATTGGGCCAGCACAATCTTAGCAACGCACTGGCGGCGATCGCCGTAGCTCGTTATTTAGGAATCCCATTTTCCACCCTTCAGGAGGCCCTGTCCTCTTTTGAGGGAGCAAAACGGCGCTTTGAATACCGAGGAGAATTTAAGGGCAGTATGCTCATTGATGACTATGCTCACCATCCAAGTGAAATTCAAGCCACTTTAGCCGCAGCTAGTCTAAGAGCCAAAGACCAACGCGTCATCGCTATCTTCCAACCCCACCGCTACAGTCGAACCCAAATGTTTCTGACTGAATTTGCCCAATCCTTCGGACAAGCCAATCAAGTGGTGGTAACAGATGTCTATAGTGCAGGAGAAGCCAATTTAGACCGCTTCCAGGGTGAAACTGTAGCTCAGGTCATCGGTGAATATCACGATCGAGTCTCCTATCAACCCACCCTCAAAGACGTTGAAAACTATTTGGTCGCCCACTTACAACCTGGAGATTATGCTGTTTTTCTCGGAGCCGGGAACTTAAACCAAATCATTCCCAAACTCATCACTCATTCAGCGTAA
- a CDS encoding type I glyceraldehyde-3-phosphate dehydrogenase, protein MIRVAINGFGRIGRNFMRCWAGRENSNLEVVGINDTSDPRTNAHLLKYDSMLGTFDADISADENSLTVNGKTVKCVSDRNPLNLPWAEWGVDLIIESTGVFVTEEGASKHLQAGAKKVLITAPGKGGHIGTFVVGVNDAQYRHEDYKVVSNASCTTNCLAPFAKVLHEKFSIIKGTMTTTHSYTGDQRLLDASHRDVRRARAAALNIVPTSTGAAKAVALVIPELKGKLNGIAMRVPTPNVSVVDLVVQVEKKTFVEEVNEVLQEAAEGPLKGILEYSDLPLVSCDYRGHDASSIVDASLTMVMDGDMVKVIAWYDNEWGYSQRVVDLAEVVAKNWQA, encoded by the coding sequence GTGATTAGAGTAGCAATTAACGGTTTTGGTCGGATTGGACGGAACTTCATGCGGTGCTGGGCAGGCAGAGAAAACAGCAACTTGGAAGTTGTGGGTATTAATGATACTTCCGATCCGAGAACAAACGCCCATTTGCTCAAATATGACTCCATGTTGGGCACGTTTGATGCAGATATATCGGCGGACGAAAATTCCTTAACGGTCAATGGAAAAACAGTAAAATGTGTTTCCGATCGCAACCCCCTAAACTTACCCTGGGCAGAATGGGGAGTGGATTTAATTATTGAATCCACAGGTGTATTTGTGACGGAAGAAGGAGCATCTAAGCATTTACAAGCGGGTGCGAAAAAAGTTCTGATTACGGCTCCCGGAAAAGGAGGACATATCGGAACTTTTGTCGTGGGAGTTAACGATGCACAATATCGGCATGAAGACTATAAAGTTGTGAGTAATGCCAGTTGTACCACCAACTGTTTAGCTCCGTTTGCCAAGGTTCTCCATGAGAAATTTAGCATTATCAAGGGAACCATGACCACCACCCATAGTTATACGGGTGACCAACGCCTGCTAGATGCCTCTCACCGGGATGTGCGTCGCGCTAGAGCTGCTGCTCTGAATATTGTTCCCACCTCTACCGGAGCAGCTAAAGCGGTAGCTCTGGTCATTCCTGAATTAAAAGGAAAGCTCAATGGAATTGCTATGCGGGTTCCCACTCCCAACGTATCTGTTGTAGATTTAGTGGTTCAAGTAGAGAAAAAGACCTTTGTAGAAGAGGTCAACGAAGTGCTGCAAGAAGCGGCTGAAGGCCCCCTGAAAGGCATTCTCGAATATAGCGATCTACCCTTAGTCTCCTGTGATTATCGCGGTCATGATGCATCTTCTATTGTGGATGCCAGCTTAACCATGGTCATGGATGGCGATATGGTCAAAGTAATTGCTTGGTATGACAATGAGTGGGGCTATTCTCAGCGAGTTGTAGATTTAGCTGAAGTGGTAGCTAAGAATTGGCAAGCCTAG
- a CDS encoding 2Fe-2S iron-sulfur cluster-binding protein — MGKAIAVRFLPDEVTVKAEVGEPLLEVARRAGVTIPTGCLMGSCHACEVEILGGPNLCACISGVPAGTDEITVNLESDPLW, encoded by the coding sequence ATGGGTAAGGCGATCGCCGTTCGGTTTTTGCCCGATGAGGTTACCGTTAAAGCTGAAGTGGGAGAACCCTTGTTAGAAGTGGCTCGACGGGCTGGGGTGACGATTCCCACAGGGTGTTTAATGGGGTCTTGTCATGCTTGCGAAGTGGAAATTTTAGGGGGTCCTAATCTCTGTGCCTGTATTAGTGGCGTTCCCGCAGGCACAGACGAAATCACCGTCAATCTTGAGAGCGATCCACTTTGGTAA
- the cobQ gene encoding cobyric acid synthase CobQ: MKAIMVVGTTSHAGKSMLCTALCRILTRQGWHLAPFKGQNMALNAYVTPTGGEIGYAQAVQAWAAGVPPQVAMNPILLKPQGNMTSQVILLGEAVGQVSAENYYKDYFDRGWEAITESLEQLSYEFDLVVCEGAGSPAEINLKHRDLTNMRVAKHLNASTILVVDIDRGGAFAHVVGTLELLEPEERTLIKGIVINKFRGQRSLLQSGVEWLENYTGIPVLGVIPWLDMAFPAEDSLSLLERDGGKSKGSADLTIAVLRLPHIANFTDFDPLDSEASVQIKYVSLHESLGYPDAVIIPGSKTTISDLMALRKSGMAQELQDYAASGGTLLGICGGFQMLGKMIADPEGFEGEEGRYLGLDLLPIQTVLFGKKVARQRSVTSHYPEEGLPITGFEIHQGRTSVLSDDGYYYLFDDQSLGMVDRNQGIWGTYLHGIFDNGPWRRMWLNRLRKQRGLLALPTGVPNYREQREFVLDILSDQVAEYLNIRPLLS, encoded by the coding sequence ATGAAAGCAATTATGGTAGTGGGCACAACCTCCCACGCAGGAAAATCCATGTTATGTACAGCCCTGTGTCGGATTTTAACGCGGCAAGGTTGGCACTTAGCCCCCTTTAAGGGACAGAATATGGCCTTAAATGCTTATGTTACCCCCACTGGGGGAGAAATTGGTTATGCCCAAGCCGTACAAGCTTGGGCGGCTGGAGTTCCCCCTCAAGTGGCCATGAATCCGATCTTACTTAAGCCCCAAGGTAACATGACCTCCCAAGTGATTTTACTCGGAGAAGCCGTGGGACAAGTGAGCGCCGAAAATTACTATAAAGATTATTTTGATCGGGGATGGGAAGCGATTACTGAATCCCTAGAACAGTTATCCTATGAGTTTGATTTAGTCGTCTGTGAAGGGGCTGGATCTCCAGCAGAAATTAATCTCAAACATCGAGATTTAACCAATATGCGAGTGGCCAAACATTTAAACGCCTCTACAATTTTGGTCGTCGATATCGATCGCGGTGGTGCCTTTGCCCATGTCGTGGGAACCCTGGAATTACTCGAACCCGAAGAGCGCACTTTAATTAAGGGAATTGTCATCAATAAATTTCGCGGTCAGCGCTCCCTTTTGCAATCAGGAGTTGAATGGTTAGAAAACTATACAGGAATTCCCGTTTTAGGGGTGATTCCTTGGTTAGATATGGCCTTTCCAGCAGAAGATTCCCTTAGTTTACTCGAACGAGATGGGGGAAAATCCAAAGGGTCAGCCGATCTAACAATCGCCGTGCTACGCTTACCCCATATTGCTAATTTTACCGATTTTGATCCCCTCGATTCAGAAGCCAGTGTGCAGATCAAATATGTGAGTCTCCATGAGTCCTTGGGATATCCAGATGCAGTGATTATTCCGGGTTCTAAGACAACCATCTCTGATTTGATGGCGTTGCGCAAAAGTGGTATGGCCCAAGAGTTACAGGATTATGCCGCTAGTGGTGGAACCCTATTGGGCATTTGTGGTGGCTTTCAAATGCTAGGTAAAATGATTGCCGATCCGGAAGGCTTTGAAGGGGAAGAAGGTCGGTATCTAGGTTTGGATTTATTGCCTATTCAAACCGTACTTTTCGGCAAAAAAGTTGCTCGCCAGCGATCCGTGACTTCCCACTATCCTGAAGAAGGATTACCCATTACTGGATTTGAAATTCATCAAGGACGCACCAGTGTACTCTCTGATGACGGTTACTATTATTTGTTTGACGATCAATCCTTGGGGATGGTCGATCGGAATCAAGGCATTTGGGGAACCTATTTACATGGCATTTTTGATAATGGTCCCTGGCGAAGGATGTGGTTAAATCGGTTGCGCAAGCAGCGAGGTTTGTTAGCATTGCCTACAGGGGTTCCCAATTATCGGGAACAGCGAGAATTCGTGTTAGATATTCTCAGCGATCAAGTGGCAGAATATTTGAATATTCGGCCGCTTCTTTCATAA